In a single window of the Bacillus clarus genome:
- a CDS encoding DMT family transporter: protein MKQEKSIALPLAISIIAISFAAVFVKMSSAPSSILSMYRLWIIVLIMLPIVWKKREEFSKIQIKDWGFLIGSGFFLALHFLLWFASLKYTTVASSTIILALQPIVSLVGGFFLFKERTTYSAIATMGIAILGVMCIGWGDLGLSEQAIFGDILSFLSVIAVVGYLFIGQTTVKKVSHWIYSFTVFAFAGIFIAIYNVILRVPFTGYTKWDWSIFLLLAIVPTVSHVINNWLLNYVNATTISMSILGEPVGASILAFFLLGEKLNMMQILGSILVLFGVFIFLLQQQKRTSKNVVNEPVYTQEL from the coding sequence TTGAAACAAGAAAAATCAATCGCACTACCGTTAGCCATTTCCATTATAGCTATTTCATTCGCAGCTGTTTTTGTAAAGATGTCCTCAGCGCCGTCTTCGATTTTAAGTATGTACCGATTATGGATTATTGTACTGATTATGCTGCCGATTGTTTGGAAAAAGCGGGAAGAGTTTAGCAAAATTCAAATAAAGGACTGGGGATTTTTAATTGGATCTGGCTTTTTCTTAGCACTGCATTTTCTTTTATGGTTTGCATCTTTAAAATATACAACGGTTGCCAGTTCGACGATTATTTTAGCGCTTCAGCCAATCGTATCTTTAGTTGGAGGCTTTTTTCTGTTTAAAGAAAGAACGACATACTCAGCAATTGCGACGATGGGAATTGCTATCTTAGGCGTAATGTGTATTGGCTGGGGAGATTTAGGACTGAGTGAGCAAGCAATATTCGGAGATATATTATCCTTTTTAAGTGTTATTGCAGTTGTCGGCTACTTATTTATTGGACAAACGACAGTAAAGAAAGTGTCACATTGGATTTATAGTTTCACTGTATTTGCATTCGCTGGTATATTTATAGCAATTTATAATGTTATACTCCGTGTACCATTTACAGGCTATACGAAGTGGGATTGGAGCATTTTTCTTTTACTTGCAATCGTACCTACAGTGTCACACGTAATCAATAACTGGCTTTTAAACTATGTAAATGCGACAACAATTTCAATGAGTATTTTAGGAGAACCTGTTGGGGCCTCTATACTCGCATTCTTCTTACTTGGAGAAAAGTTAAATATGATGCAAATCCTCGGTAGTATTCTCGTATTATTCGGTGTCTTTATTTTCTTATTACAGCAACAAAAAAGAACATCAAAAAATGTGGTGAACGAGCCGGTGTATACTCAGGAACTGTAA
- a CDS encoding Crp/Fnr family transcriptional regulator → MKEILMEYMTRLTTLSEEQQRMIVEELQIEEYKKGTILLRQGDVPASCYFVLKGCVRQYCIDEHGKEVTSNFYTEEQAISNFNHHKQDKSSPHTLTCLEDCIVVVGDFHNEKGMYNKYSQLEEMTRKMIEYNFGEVQEELALFIASTPEERYKSLLQKRPHLIERVPQYQLASYLGITPESLSRIKKRLK, encoded by the coding sequence ATGAAAGAGATTTTAATGGAATATATGACAAGACTTACAACATTAAGTGAAGAACAGCAGCGCATGATCGTCGAAGAGTTACAAATTGAAGAATATAAAAAAGGAACAATTCTCCTAAGACAAGGAGATGTTCCGGCTTCATGTTATTTTGTATTAAAAGGATGCGTTAGGCAGTATTGTATAGATGAACATGGGAAAGAAGTTACATCTAATTTTTATACAGAAGAACAAGCGATCTCGAACTTTAACCATCATAAACAAGATAAATCATCCCCACATACGTTAACGTGTTTAGAAGATTGTATAGTAGTCGTTGGTGACTTTCATAATGAAAAGGGCATGTATAATAAATACTCACAATTAGAAGAAATGACGCGCAAGATGATTGAGTACAATTTTGGTGAAGTGCAGGAAGAGCTTGCTTTATTTATTGCATCAACACCAGAAGAGCGCTACAAATCATTATTACAAAAACGGCCGCATTTAATCGAGCGCGTTCCTCAATATCAATTGGCAAGCTACCTTGGTATTACTCCAGAATCGTTAAGTAGAATTAAGAAGCGACTCAAGTAA
- a CDS encoding DUF4386 domain-containing protein → MTTSNNERKFALIAGTSLIIMVFVAFFSYGFVHGNLVIQGDANATFHNIQSSNILFKSEIFGWIIIFITDIVVAWALYLFLKPIHNSLSLLVAWLRLMYTAILGIAIFNLIIVLLLSKSTIAYPQTYIMLYLDAFEYIWSVGLIIFGLHLLTLGYVTFQSKNIPKRISVLLLLAAIGYIVIHVMNTMFSQYDAIISFIKVLFQLPMIAGELGFGIWLLLKGGRKPIT, encoded by the coding sequence ATGACAACTTCAAACAATGAACGAAAGTTTGCTTTAATTGCTGGCACTTCCCTTATCATTATGGTATTTGTTGCATTTTTTTCCTACGGTTTTGTTCATGGAAATCTCGTCATACAAGGGGATGCAAACGCTACATTTCATAACATTCAATCATCCAATATACTTTTCAAATCGGAAATCTTCGGTTGGATTATCATTTTCATTACTGATATTGTCGTCGCATGGGCCCTTTATTTGTTTCTAAAACCTATTCATAATAGCCTTTCATTATTAGTTGCATGGCTTCGTCTTATGTATACAGCTATACTTGGGATAGCTATATTCAATTTAATCATTGTACTCCTTCTTTCAAAAAGTACAATTGCTTATCCTCAAACATATATAATGTTATATCTTGATGCATTTGAATACATTTGGTCTGTGGGGTTAATCATTTTCGGCTTGCATCTTCTCACCTTAGGGTACGTAACCTTTCAATCTAAAAACATACCAAAAAGGATTAGTGTATTACTGCTTCTTGCTGCAATCGGTTATATCGTCATTCACGTAATGAATACGATGTTTTCACAATATGATGCGATCATTTCATTTATTAAAGTCTTATTCCAATTACCCATGATTGCGGGTGAATTAGGATTTGGCATATGGTTACTGCTAAAAGGCGGAAGAAAACCTATTACTTGA
- a CDS encoding Ig-like domain-containing protein — MLASLQYQNIRKFSPITNTSAPSLNMQPYPPKIKIAPSVISVIGVHIQKQKLKIKTGQSVELSASALPMQATNKELIWTNMNSDVITIYPKGESVTITGKSAGRGVVIVTTAEGKFRDLCIVHVQPYMTNPK, encoded by the coding sequence ATGTTAGCATCTTTACAATATCAAAACATAAGAAAGTTTTCACCTATCACAAACACTTCTGCTCCTAGTTTAAATATGCAACCATATCCACCAAAAATTAAAATTGCTCCTTCTGTTATATCTGTGATTGGCGTTCATATTCAAAAGCAAAAACTAAAAATAAAAACAGGACAAAGTGTAGAATTATCAGCCTCTGCTTTGCCGATGCAAGCAACGAATAAAGAGCTTATATGGACAAATATGAATTCTGACGTTATCACAATATATCCAAAAGGTGAGTCGGTAACGATTACAGGGAAAAGTGCGGGAAGGGGCGTAGTGATTGTTACCACTGCTGAAGGAAAATTCCGTGATTTATGTATCGTTCATGTACAACCTTATATGACAAATCCAAAGTAA
- the putP gene encoding sodium/proline symporter PutP: protein MSTQMLILTSISIYMLGMLIIGYIAYKRTSNLTDYMLGGRTLGPAVTALSAGAADMSGWLLMGLPGAMFSVGLSSSWIAIGLTLGAYANWIYVAPRLRTYSEIANNSITIPEFLEHRFHDKSHMLRLVSGLVIMIFFTFYVASGFVSGAVLFENSFGLNYHVGLLIVGSVVVAYTLFGGFLAVSWTDFVQGIIMVVALILVPVVTIMHVNGLGPAFETIKSIDPALLDIFKGTSVLGIISLFAWGLGYVGQPHIIVRFMAISSVKEIKSARRIGMSWMIFSVAGAMFTGLIGIAYYSKAGLKLSDPETIFVELGSILFHPLITGFLLAAILAAIMSTISSQLLVTSSAVTEDLYRTFFKRSASDKELVFVGRMAVLGIALIGCALALKQNDTILALVGYAWAGFGSSFGPAILLSLYWKRMTKWGALAGMISGAATVIIWTQFKFLKDFLYEMIPGFAISLIVIVIVSLLTKPSKEVEEQFENFEKQHSL from the coding sequence ATGAGTACGCAGATGTTAATTTTAACTTCTATCTCTATTTACATGCTCGGGATGCTAATTATCGGCTATATCGCCTATAAACGAACGTCCAACTTAACAGATTATATGCTTGGCGGGCGTACACTAGGCCCCGCAGTAACAGCATTAAGTGCTGGAGCAGCTGATATGAGCGGTTGGCTTCTAATGGGCTTACCCGGTGCAATGTTTAGCGTTGGATTAAGTAGTAGCTGGATTGCGATTGGCCTAACACTTGGCGCATACGCAAACTGGATCTATGTCGCTCCTCGCTTACGTACCTACTCAGAAATTGCAAACAACTCTATTACTATTCCAGAATTTTTAGAACACCGTTTCCATGACAAATCTCATATGCTACGCCTCGTATCTGGACTTGTTATTATGATCTTTTTCACATTTTATGTAGCTTCAGGATTTGTTTCTGGCGCTGTATTATTCGAAAATTCATTTGGACTCAATTACCATGTCGGTCTTCTTATCGTCGGAAGTGTTGTCGTAGCTTACACATTATTCGGTGGCTTTTTAGCTGTAAGTTGGACAGACTTCGTGCAAGGAATCATTATGGTAGTCGCTCTTATTCTTGTTCCAGTTGTAACAATTATGCATGTAAACGGACTTGGTCCAGCATTTGAAACAATTAAATCTATCGATCCAGCGTTATTAGATATTTTTAAAGGCACTTCTGTATTAGGCATCATTTCATTATTTGCATGGGGCCTTGGTTATGTTGGACAACCACATATTATCGTACGCTTTATGGCAATTTCTTCTGTAAAAGAAATTAAAAGCGCACGCCGAATCGGTATGAGCTGGATGATTTTCTCTGTTGCCGGAGCTATGTTTACTGGTCTTATCGGTATCGCATACTATTCAAAAGCGGGTTTAAAACTTTCTGACCCAGAAACGATTTTCGTTGAACTTGGCAGCATTTTATTCCATCCACTTATTACTGGATTTTTATTAGCGGCTATTTTAGCAGCTATTATGAGTACAATCTCTTCTCAGCTTCTCGTTACTTCAAGCGCAGTAACAGAAGATTTATATAGAACCTTCTTTAAGCGTTCTGCTTCTGATAAAGAGCTTGTATTTGTCGGCCGTATGGCTGTTCTTGGTATCGCCCTTATTGGATGCGCATTAGCGCTTAAACAAAATGATACGATTTTAGCTCTTGTTGGATATGCTTGGGCTGGATTTGGTTCTTCATTTGGACCTGCCATTTTATTAAGCTTATATTGGAAACGTATGACAAAATGGGGCGCGCTTGCTGGTATGATTTCAGGTGCCGCTACCGTAATTATATGGACTCAATTCAAATTCTTAAAAGATTTCTTATATGAAATGATTCCTGGTTTCGCTATTAGTTTAATTGTAATCGTAATTGTTAGTTTACTAACAAAACCTTCAAAAGAAGTTGAAGAGCAATTTGAGAATTTCGAAAAACAACATAGCCTATAA
- the trpE gene encoding anthranilate synthase component I gives MITKEEFMTRKKQGKPFLIIDEEEGDSVTPISLYRRMKGKKKFLLESSQLHQDKGRYSYFGCDPYGEVKSVGLAVELTINGQTEKLQKNVLHVLEAVLAPLQVESPFPFCGGAVGYIGYDVIRQYEDIGEELVDPVNIPEVHMLLYREFIVYDHLRQKLSFVYVYKEDDATSYEEAYERLQVYKTTILNGEEEQVKEVTSPLAFTSSVTEKEFCEMVETAKEYIRAGDIFQVVLSQRLQSECKGDPFALYRKLRIANPSPYMFYIDFQDYVVLGSSPESLLSVRDDKVMTNPIAGTRARGKTKQEDEEIAKELLGNEKERAEHMMLVDLGRNDIGRVSEIGSVTIDKYMKVEKYSHVMHIVSEVYGTLRKQMDGFDALAYCLPAGTVSGAPKIRAMEIINTLESEKRNVYAGAVGYISFSGNLDMALAIRTMVVKDERAYVQAGAGIVYDSNPIAEYEETLNKARALLEVMK, from the coding sequence ATGATAACGAAAGAAGAATTTATGACACGAAAGAAACAAGGAAAACCATTTTTAATAATCGATGAAGAAGAAGGGGATAGTGTAACGCCAATCTCTTTATATAGACGTATGAAAGGGAAGAAGAAATTTTTATTAGAAAGCTCACAGCTGCATCAAGATAAAGGGCGATATTCTTATTTTGGGTGTGATCCTTATGGAGAAGTGAAAAGTGTTGGCCTAGCAGTAGAATTAACGATAAATGGTCAAACTGAAAAGCTTCAAAAAAATGTATTACACGTATTAGAAGCAGTGCTCGCGCCATTGCAAGTAGAAAGTCCATTTCCGTTTTGCGGAGGAGCAGTTGGATATATTGGCTATGACGTTATTCGGCAGTATGAAGACATTGGCGAGGAACTAGTTGATCCGGTAAATATTCCAGAAGTGCATATGTTATTATACCGTGAGTTTATCGTATACGATCATTTGCGTCAGAAACTATCGTTTGTATATGTATACAAGGAAGATGATGCGACCTCTTATGAAGAAGCATACGAAAGATTACAAGTATACAAAACAACCATATTGAATGGAGAAGAAGAACAAGTAAAAGAGGTTACATCGCCCTTGGCATTTACTTCTTCAGTAACGGAAAAAGAATTTTGTGAAATGGTCGAAACAGCGAAAGAATATATTCGGGCTGGCGATATTTTTCAAGTCGTATTATCCCAGCGTTTGCAAAGTGAATGTAAAGGAGATCCATTTGCCCTTTACCGGAAACTTCGAATTGCGAATCCATCGCCATATATGTTCTATATTGATTTTCAAGATTATGTCGTTCTCGGTTCTTCACCAGAAAGTTTGCTTTCAGTAAGAGATGACAAGGTGATGACAAATCCAATCGCAGGCACAAGAGCGAGAGGGAAAACAAAACAGGAAGATGAGGAAATCGCAAAAGAATTGTTAGGAAATGAGAAAGAGCGAGCGGAGCATATGATGCTTGTAGATCTTGGACGAAATGATATCGGCAGAGTAAGCGAAATTGGTTCTGTTACGATAGATAAATATATGAAGGTCGAAAAATACTCCCATGTTATGCACATTGTATCTGAAGTTTACGGAACATTGCGAAAACAAATGGATGGTTTTGATGCATTAGCGTACTGTTTGCCGGCTGGGACAGTATCGGGAGCACCGAAAATTAGAGCGATGGAAATTATCAATACATTAGAAAGTGAAAAAAGAAATGTATACGCTGGAGCAGTTGGATATATTTCCTTCTCAGGAAACCTTGATATGGCGCTAGCAATTCGAACGATGGTTGTAAAGGACGAAAGAGCATACGTCCAAGCGGGAGCCGGCATCGTCTATGATTCAAATCCGATAGCTGAATATGAAGAGACATTAAATAAAGCGAGAGCGCTTTTGGAGGTTATGAAATGA
- a CDS encoding aminodeoxychorismate/anthranilate synthase component II, translating to MIVLIDNYDSFTYNLYQLLGAYEEEIIVVRNDKVTIQQLEEMKPKAIILSPGPGKPEDAGVCVDVIRHFYKNVPILGICLGHQAIISAFGGKIVRAERIKHGKTSRVKHNGTSIFSYVTQPLTAMRYHSLVAAQNSLPQCFDVLATAMDDGEIMAVRHNYYPLFGLQFHPESIATEEGGKLIRAFLAQVKEEERV from the coding sequence ATGATTGTACTCATCGATAATTATGATTCATTCACATATAACTTGTATCAACTGTTAGGAGCATATGAAGAAGAGATTATTGTTGTAAGAAATGATAAAGTAACGATCCAACAATTAGAGGAGATGAAGCCAAAAGCAATTATTCTTTCACCTGGACCTGGAAAACCAGAAGATGCAGGAGTTTGTGTAGACGTAATTCGTCACTTTTATAAGAACGTTCCCATTCTCGGGATTTGCTTAGGGCATCAAGCAATCATTTCCGCATTTGGAGGAAAAATTGTGAGGGCAGAGCGCATTAAACACGGAAAAACATCACGTGTGAAACATAATGGGACATCAATCTTTTCGTACGTGACTCAGCCGTTAACGGCAATGCGTTACCACTCACTCGTCGCAGCGCAAAATAGCTTACCGCAGTGTTTTGATGTATTAGCGACAGCGATGGACGACGGAGAAATTATGGCAGTTCGGCATAACTATTATCCGCTCTTTGGATTACAGTTTCACCCGGAATCGATTGCAACAGAAGAAGGCGGGAAGTTAATACGTGCCTTTTTAGCTCAAGTGAAAGAGGAGGAGAGAGTATGA
- the trpD gene encoding anthranilate phosphoribosyltransferase translates to MNSYLRKLVEGQHLTEQEMYGAGLLLLSENILESEIAAFLVLLKAKGETAEEIYGLVRALREKALPFSKHIKEAMDNCGTGGDGAQTFNISTTSAFVLAGAGVKVAKHGNRAVSSKTGSADLLEELGVNISCTPSEIDYLLENVGIAFLFAPAMHPALRRIMKIRKELNVPTIFNLIGPLTNPIHLETQFVGIYKRDMLLPVAQVLQKLGRKQALVVNGSGFLDEASLQGENHVVILKDNEIVEMSIDPEKYGFARVKNEAIRGGNPKENAKITMQVLKGEKSVYRDTVLLNAGLALFANGKAETIEEGIRLAVDSVDSGKALAKLNVLIAASHEKLERVN, encoded by the coding sequence ATGAACAGTTATCTTCGTAAATTAGTAGAGGGACAACACTTAACAGAACAGGAAATGTATGGAGCAGGGCTTCTTTTATTAAGTGAAAATATATTAGAAAGTGAAATTGCTGCCTTTTTAGTATTACTGAAAGCAAAAGGAGAAACAGCAGAAGAAATATACGGCCTCGTTCGTGCCCTACGTGAAAAAGCATTGCCATTTTCGAAGCATATAAAAGAGGCGATGGACAATTGCGGAACGGGTGGTGACGGTGCTCAAACATTTAATATTAGTACAACATCAGCATTCGTACTGGCTGGAGCTGGTGTAAAGGTTGCAAAACATGGAAACCGTGCTGTTTCTAGTAAAACAGGAAGTGCGGATTTATTAGAAGAGCTCGGTGTAAACATTAGTTGTACGCCGAGTGAGATTGACTATTTGTTAGAGAATGTAGGTATCGCCTTCTTATTCGCACCAGCGATGCATCCAGCATTAAGACGCATTATGAAAATAAGAAAAGAATTAAACGTCCCGACGATTTTTAATTTAATAGGTCCTTTAACGAACCCGATTCATTTAGAAACACAATTCGTCGGTATATATAAGCGAGATATGCTATTACCAGTCGCACAAGTATTACAAAAGCTTGGCCGGAAACAAGCTCTCGTCGTAAATGGAAGTGGATTTTTAGATGAGGCATCACTGCAAGGAGAAAATCATGTCGTCATTTTAAAAGATAACGAAATAGTAGAAATGAGTATTGACCCAGAAAAATACGGATTTGCGCGAGTGAAAAACGAAGCAATTAGAGGTGGTAATCCGAAAGAAAATGCAAAGATTACAATGCAAGTATTAAAAGGAGAAAAGAGTGTATACCGCGATACAGTTTTATTAAATGCAGGTCTTGCTCTTTTTGCAAACGGAAAAGCAGAAACGATTGAGGAAGGGATTCGGTTAGCGGTCGATAGCGTTGATTCAGGCAAAGCGTTAGCAAAACTAAATGTATTAATCGCAGCGAGTCATGAAAAATTGGAGAGGGTGAATTAA
- the trpC gene encoding indole-3-glycerol phosphate synthase TrpC, giving the protein MGTILDKIVEQKKREVAELYEIYTPVKEKRNVHSLVEALQQFTVIAEVKRASPSKGDINLHVDVAKQAKTYEECGAGAVSVLTDGQFFKGSFHDLQIARAQINIPILCKDFVIDKIQIDRAYEAGADIILLIVAALSQEKLKELYDYVLEMGLEAIVEVHDERELEIAMELNPHVIGINNRNLKTFEVDLGQTEKLGKRLNEKRLLWISESGIHSKEDIVRVKQAGAKGVLVGEALMTTSSINSFFNECKVKL; this is encoded by the coding sequence ATGGGGACGATTTTAGACAAAATTGTAGAGCAGAAGAAAAGAGAAGTTGCGGAGCTATATGAAATATATACACCGGTGAAAGAAAAAAGAAACGTACATTCACTTGTAGAGGCATTGCAGCAATTTACAGTGATCGCAGAAGTAAAACGAGCGTCTCCATCAAAAGGGGATATTAACTTACACGTTGATGTAGCGAAGCAAGCAAAAACGTATGAAGAATGCGGTGCAGGAGCTGTTTCCGTTTTAACAGATGGTCAATTTTTTAAAGGCTCTTTTCACGATTTACAAATAGCAAGAGCACAAATTAATATTCCGATTTTATGTAAAGACTTTGTAATCGATAAAATTCAAATTGATAGAGCGTATGAAGCGGGAGCAGATATTATTTTACTAATCGTAGCGGCTTTATCACAAGAGAAGCTAAAAGAGCTTTACGATTATGTACTGGAAATGGGATTAGAAGCGATTGTCGAAGTTCATGATGAAAGAGAATTAGAAATTGCGATGGAACTAAATCCACATGTAATCGGTATTAACAATCGTAATTTAAAAACATTTGAAGTAGATTTAGGTCAAACAGAAAAGCTTGGAAAACGATTAAATGAAAAAAGGTTACTTTGGATTAGTGAAAGCGGGATTCACTCAAAAGAAGATATCGTTCGCGTGAAACAAGCCGGCGCTAAGGGCGTATTAGTTGGAGAAGCGCTTATGACAACATCTTCTATTAACAGCTTTTTTAATGAATGTAAGGTGAAATTATGA
- a CDS encoding phosphoribosylanthranilate isomerase: MKVKICGITDVETARAACEYGADAIGFVFAESKRKITPGQVKEIIHELPAHVMKIGVFVNESVELIQKIAEDCGLTHVQLHGDEGNHYIERLNIPSIKALGVNSETDIVNAKTYETDYVLFDSPKEKFYGGNGKTFSWEFLTYLPEDLRKKTILAGGLNARNIEKAIQTVQPYMVDVSSGVETDGKKDIEKIKQFIIKVKECSK; encoded by the coding sequence ATGAAGGTGAAAATTTGTGGTATTACGGACGTTGAAACAGCAAGAGCTGCGTGCGAATATGGCGCTGATGCAATCGGATTTGTTTTTGCAGAAAGTAAGCGAAAAATTACTCCAGGGCAAGTGAAAGAAATTATTCATGAGCTTCCAGCGCACGTTATGAAAATTGGTGTTTTCGTAAATGAATCAGTTGAATTAATCCAGAAAATCGCAGAAGATTGTGGTTTAACACATGTGCAATTACATGGGGATGAGGGGAACCATTATATCGAAAGATTGAATATTCCGTCTATAAAAGCGCTAGGGGTAAATTCAGAGACAGATATTGTAAACGCGAAAACATATGAAACAGATTATGTATTATTTGATAGCCCAAAAGAGAAATTTTATGGTGGAAATGGAAAGACATTTTCATGGGAGTTTCTCACATATTTGCCGGAAGATTTGCGAAAGAAAACGATATTAGCTGGTGGATTAAACGCTCGCAATATAGAAAAAGCAATTCAAACCGTTCAGCCTTATATGGTCGATGTAAGTAGCGGAGTAGAGACTGATGGTAAGAAAGATATCGAGAAAATAAAACAATTTATTATAAAAGTGAAGGAGTGTTCCAAATGA
- the trpB gene encoding tryptophan synthase subunit beta, with the protein MNYAYPDEKGHYGIYGGRYVPETLMQSVLELEEAYKEAMQDESFKRELNHYLQTYVGRETPLYFAENMTKYCGGAKIYLKREDLNHTGAHKINNTIGQALLAVRMGKKKVVAETGAGQHGVATATVCALLGLECVIFMGEEDVRRQKLNVFRMELLGAKVESVAAGSSTLKDAVNEALRYWVSHVHDTHYIMGSVLGPHPFPQIVRDFQSVIGKETKKQYEALEGKLPEAVVACIGGGSNAMGMFYPFVHDEEVALYGVEAAGKGVHTEEHAATLTKGSVGVLHGSMMYLLQNEEGQIQEAHSISAGLDYPGVGPEHSLLKDIGRVSYHSITDDEALEAFQLLTKKEGIIPALESSHAVAYALKLAPKMKQDEGLVICLSGRGDKDVESIKRYMEEV; encoded by the coding sequence ATGAACTATGCATATCCAGATGAAAAAGGTCACTACGGTATATATGGAGGTCGATACGTTCCAGAAACGCTTATGCAATCCGTTTTAGAACTAGAAGAAGCGTACAAAGAAGCGATGCAAGATGAATCTTTTAAACGGGAATTAAATCATTATTTACAAACGTATGTCGGAAGAGAAACACCACTTTATTTTGCAGAAAATATGACGAAGTATTGCGGCGGTGCGAAGATTTATTTAAAGCGTGAAGATTTGAACCATACAGGAGCTCATAAAATTAACAATACAATTGGTCAAGCGCTTCTTGCGGTGCGAATGGGTAAGAAAAAAGTTGTTGCTGAAACAGGGGCGGGACAACATGGAGTTGCGACAGCGACTGTATGTGCACTACTCGGTTTAGAATGCGTTATCTTCATGGGGGAAGAAGATGTAAGACGTCAAAAACTAAATGTGTTTCGAATGGAACTACTCGGAGCGAAAGTAGAAAGCGTTGCAGCAGGTAGTAGCACGTTAAAAGATGCTGTGAATGAGGCGCTTCGTTACTGGGTTTCACATGTGCATGATACGCATTACATTATGGGGTCAGTCCTTGGTCCACATCCATTCCCACAAATTGTCCGTGATTTCCAAAGCGTAATTGGGAAAGAAACGAAAAAACAATATGAAGCGTTAGAAGGGAAATTACCAGAAGCAGTTGTCGCTTGTATTGGTGGTGGCAGTAATGCAATGGGAATGTTTTATCCGTTTGTACATGATGAAGAGGTTGCTCTTTATGGCGTAGAAGCAGCAGGGAAAGGTGTTCATACAGAAGAACATGCAGCAACTTTAACGAAAGGAAGCGTTGGCGTTTTACACGGATCAATGATGTATCTTCTGCAAAATGAAGAAGGGCAAATTCAAGAAGCGCACTCTATTTCAGCAGGATTAGATTATCCAGGTGTTGGACCAGAACATAGTTTACTAAAAGATATTGGACGCGTTTCTTATCATTCGATCACAGATGATGAAGCGTTGGAAGCATTCCAATTATTAACGAAAAAAGAAGGGATTATCCCGGCGTTAGAAAGCTCACATGCTGTCGCATACGCTTTAAAACTAGCGCCGAAAATGAAGCAAGATGAAGGACTTGTTATTTGCTTATCAGGCCGTGGTGATAAAGATGTAGAGAGTATAAAACGTTATATGGAAGAGGTGTAA
- the trpA gene encoding tryptophan synthase subunit alpha, with the protein MGVEKITAAFENGKKAFIPYVMGGDGGLAKLKEQIRFLDEAGASIVEIGIPFSDPVADGPTIQRAGKRALDSGVTLKGIFQALAEVREKVQIPFVLMTYLNPVLAFGKERFIGKCLEAGVDGIIVPDLPYEEQNIIAPLLRDANIALIPLVTVTSPIERIEKITRESQGFVYAVTVAGVTGVRQNFKEEIHNYLEKVKSHVHLPVVAGFGISTPEQIEEMITICDGVVVGSKVIELLENENLEEICKLIATVKQKEEA; encoded by the coding sequence ATGGGAGTAGAAAAAATTACAGCAGCGTTTGAAAATGGTAAAAAAGCATTTATTCCGTACGTAATGGGCGGAGATGGTGGACTCGCAAAGTTAAAAGAGCAAATTCGCTTCCTAGATGAAGCGGGAGCAAGCATTGTTGAAATCGGCATACCGTTTTCAGATCCAGTTGCAGACGGTCCAACTATTCAAAGAGCAGGAAAACGAGCACTAGATAGCGGTGTAACATTAAAAGGCATTTTTCAGGCGTTAGCGGAAGTAAGGGAAAAAGTGCAAATTCCATTTGTACTTATGACATATTTAAATCCAGTATTAGCATTTGGGAAAGAACGTTTCATCGGAAAGTGTCTTGAAGCAGGAGTTGATGGCATTATCGTCCCGGACTTACCATACGAGGAACAAAACATCATAGCGCCACTTCTTCGTGATGCAAATATCGCCTTAATTCCACTCGTTACCGTAACGAGCCCCATTGAACGAATCGAAAAAATCACGAGGGAATCGCAAGGATTCGTCTATGCAGTTACAGTAGCAGGTGTAACAGGTGTAAGGCAAAATTTTAAAGAAGAGATTCATAACTACTTAGAAAAGGTGAAATCACATGTTCATTTACCAGTAGTTGCAGGATTCGGTATTTCAACACCAGAACAAATAGAAGAAATGATTACAATATGTGATGGTGTTGTCGTTGGAAGTAAAGTGATTGAGCTTTTAGAAAATGAAAATTTAGAAGAAATTTGTAAGTTGATAGCGACGGTAAAACAAAAAGAAGAGGCTTAA